Part of the Candidatus Binatia bacterium genome, AGAGAATGGCGCGGTACCCGCTGTCGGGGTCCGGGCGAATCCACGCGTCGATGGAGAAGTCCAGTGAGTCGCTACCGGTCTCCGGTCCGAAGTCGAGCGCGCCGTCCGAGGGGTGGGGAACCAGTACGAACTGTCCCGCCCCATCGAGGTCGAGCGATTGCCCGACATGGCCGCTCAGGCGGGCGATCGGCAGGGTGCCCTGGTGGGTGCCGTCGTGGTCGGCGATCGTTTCGTTGGCGGTGTTGCCGGTGGGTTCGTCGAAGGGCCACCATGCGGCCATCGTCACCGGCGGCGTGACGCACGCGCCCAGGATCGGGGTGATCACGGCCGGACCGAGGGTCGGGTTAACGCCCGTCCCCTCGATCGTATAGTTCCCGTTGTGGATCGCGAAACACGCGCTCGTGTCGGTACTGGCGGTGACCGTAACCGTGAAGGTCCCGTACGCACCGGGTGCGAGGGTACCGAGGTTGCAGGTCACGACGCCCGCGGCGTACCCGCAGGTACCTCCCGTCGACGGCGCACTTTGGGAAACCCACGTAGCACAGTCCGGAATCGTCTCGTTGACGATCACGTTAGCGACCGGCTCCGTTCCGTCGTTGCGGTACGTGAAGGTATAGGTCAGGTTGGCGCCGGCCTCGACCCACTCTTCGCTCGCGGTCTTGACGACCGAGAGACCCGGGAGTTGAGCGCCGAAACCGTCCACGTAGACATAGGCCCAGTGCGGTCCCCCCCCCGCACAGTCTCCGGCGGACACATCCAGCTCGACGATGCTGCCAATCGCCAGCGATGGTGCCGGGACATCCACTACCGTCCAATCGGTGTAGCCCACGTCTCCGCCCGCGGCGGGGATCCACTTCCAGGGAACGCCGGGCTCGTTGGCAAAGACGAACTTTTCGTACAGGAGAGTCCCGGAAAGGACCTCGGTGAGCCGTATGCGGAAAAACGGTTGATCGCAGGGAGGATGGCCGGGGTCGACGATAACCGGGGCGTAGACGAAGCGTATGTGTACCAGGGAGTCGACGGGGTCGATGTCCAACGCCGTTATGGTCGACTGCTGCCCGATCGAGTTCAGATTTAAGGTTAAACCCACGGCGTTCTCACCGTTCACTCGTGCGGAGTTGAGCCCGAACTTCGGGAATTTCAGGGTAGCGCCCGCGCCCAGGTTCGGGTCCACCCCGGTCTCGGGCGGACTGGCCGAGACGATCACCGTACGATCGACGCCTCCGGGCGTTGGCGGGACCGCCGAGAAGGGTCCGTTGCATGGGCCGGGCAGCGTACCGTGCTTCGAAGTCGTTTTGGTCCAGCCAGCGAAGGTGGACTCGAAGCCGCCGTTGGTGAACAGCGCTCGGGCCGGGGTATCGAGGAGTATCGCCAACGACACGAAGGCGACGGCACCCAGTCCACCAAGACGTGCGGCCATACGCAGCGATCCCTTTCCGGTATCGCGACCGCTCGCAGCCGCAGGATGTACACCGCCTCGACCGGTGCCGCGCGCGGTCGGCCTGTGCAGAGCAACGGAGACCGAACGCGGCCACAATGCGCCCATCCCCGGAAGGGGTCAAGAGAAACCTGTCGGGCTATCGGAGCGTAAGGGCAGATCCGGATGGCGTGCGTGCCGGCATCCACCGTGCCCCAGCCCCAGCCCCTGCCCGTGCCCCCTGCCCCGACGTCAGGCCAAACCGGGCTTGGGCAGGGGCTGGGGCAGGGAATTTGGGGGTACATTTGGAGTGGCACAAGTCGTGCGGCCGGATGGCGGAAAAACCCTCTCACGTTCGGCCCGCAGCGCCTTGCGGTCGCATACGAATGCTCGTATAGTCTGCCGAGATGAAGGAGGCGCGCTTCGTCGGCACCGCCCGTGAGGACTTGGCGGCGTTTCCGGAGGAGGCACGTCGACGCGCCGGATACGAGTTGTTCATGGTGCAAGTGGGGCGGCAGCCGGCGGACTTCAAGCCCCTGCCTGCCGTCGGGACGGGGGCTTACGAGGTTCGCGTGCGGCATGAAGCAGGCGCCTTTCGTGTGGTCTACGTGGCAAAGTCAGAAGATGCGGTCTACGTCCTCCACGCCTTCCAGAAGAAGACACGCAAGACGTCACGGGCGGACATCGAAGTCGCAGCCAGGCGTTACAAGCTGATCGGAGAGCACCCATGAAGAAGCCCGATAAGCGCATCACGCGGGGCAGCGGGAACGTCTTTCTTGACCTGGGTTTCCCACCGCACGAAGCAGCCGTCATGTTGCTGCGCTGTGAGCTTGCCGAGGCGCTGCGGCAGTGGATGGCTCGTGAGGGCCTTACGCAAGCGCAGGCGGCCAAGCGTCTCGGCGTGGTGCAACCGCGCATGTCCGAGATCGCGCGTAATAAGGTGGATAAGCTTTCGCTCGACTACTTGGTGGGCCTGTGCGCGAAGGCCGGCGTATCGGTTGCAGTGAGGCTGGCGGCGTAATCGGCAGGCCGAACCAGCCGCTCCGGGCGACGGCGAAAAGCACGGTCGGAAGAACATCCACTCAATCGCCCGGGGGGTCGGTGGGACATCCACTCGCGCCCGCCGGAGCGATGGGTGTCCAGCACCCCTGCCCGAGCCCCCGCCCCTGCCCCTGCCCCGACGTCAGGCCAAACCGGGCTGGTGACGCGTGGCGCATGACCGGACACCCACCGCCCAGGGTCCGGGATCGCCCCTGCCCAAGCCCCTGCCCCCGACGCGCCGGCGCGAGCGGATTTCCCATTCACCAGGTGCTTCGGACGTGTCGATAGCGCCGGATCTCCCGGTCGCTCGTCACGAAGGGCACATCAAGTCGCCGGGCCAGTGCGATCAGGAAACGATCGGCCGGGTCTTGGTGAAACGAACCGGGGAGGAGCGTGCTTCCAATGGCGTCGCGTGCACTCCATCTGCGAGCGCCGCCGAGCCGGCCTCTCCTCCGTACCGGCTCGGATAAGCAACTTTTCCCGCGAATACCCGTACATCCCCAGGTGCGACCCGCACGGTTCCGCCGGCGCCGGCCCGGCGGTATTGCCGGCGCTGACGGAACGTGCTTGAGAACCCGGTACGGAGAGGTGCCCGAGCGGCCTAAGGGGCACGCCTGGAGAG contains:
- a CDS encoding type II toxin-antitoxin system RelE/ParE family toxin, with translation MKEARFVGTAREDLAAFPEEARRRAGYELFMVQVGRQPADFKPLPAVGTGAYEVRVRHEAGAFRVVYVAKSEDAVYVLHAFQKKTRKTSRADIEVAARRYKLIGEHP
- a CDS encoding XRE family transcriptional regulator; this encodes MKKPDKRITRGSGNVFLDLGFPPHEAAVMLLRCELAEALRQWMAREGLTQAQAAKRLGVVQPRMSEIARNKVDKLSLDYLVGLCAKAGVSVAVRLAA